The Candidatus Endomicrobium procryptotermitis genomic sequence TTTCTGCAATTTACTCTTATTCTCCTGGAATCTCTTATACGAGATATTATGAAAGAAATGAAACCAAAATGCTGAAATCGCTCAGCTCATCAGTAAATTTTGACAATCAAAACGGCGATTTTGAAATAAAGTTTACCATTAAAGGCAGTGAAAGCATAACTTTTGCTCCTTTAGCAAAAGACAATTCTTTCCGCATATATTCAAAATGGACAAACCCAAACTTTTCTGGCAGCTTTCTTCCTGAAGCTAAAGAGATAACAAAAGAAGGGTTTGATGCAACATGGAAAATAAACTATATGGCAAGCGGAATTTCACAAAGTCTTGAATCCACAAACATTTCTTCTTCATTGTTTACAACATCGCTTTTAATTCCTGTAGACAATTACAGAAGTGCGGAAAGAGCCACAAAGTACGGCATACTTTTTATAATTTTAACTTTTCTGGCTTGTTTTGTTTTTGAAATTACAAGCAAAAAACCCATTCACCCTTTCCAATACTTGCTGGTAGGTCTTGCAATGGCAATTTTTTATATTCTGCTAATTTCCATATCGGAATTTATTACGTTTGGACTTGCTTATTTGATAGCCTCGTCGGCAATAACCGCGATGATTACATTCTATTCCAAATTCGTCATTTCAAAAAGTCTTACTTCAAAACAGTCTGCAATTGCAGCGGCAGCTTTTGCCACATTGTATGGATATTTGTATATACTGCTTCAATTACAGGATATGGCTTTAATTTTCGGCTCAATAGGCTTGTTTATAGGACTTGCAATTGTAATGTACGCCACAAGAAATATTGCTTGGTATGACGAACAGCAGCACGAAGAAATAAACTTAAAATGAAAAAACTTTTTCTTTTATTATTTTCATCTGCATTTATTTTTATATGCATCAGCATTATATATGCCGAAGAAATAATATATGATTTTGCAAGTTCAATATCTGTACAAAAAGATGGTTCGGCGATAGTTCAGGAAGTAATTACGGTAAATGTTGAACATATACAAATTCGGCGCGGTTTATACAGAGATATTCCAAACTTTGCTTCGGAACCCGTAAAATTTATAAGTTTGTATATGGATAATCAGCCTCACCCGTCTTTTACCGAACGACGCGGACATAGTCTGATAATAAATTTCGGAGACGACAGTTACATATCTAAAGGAATTCACACTTATCAGCTGACTTATTCTATTGCCAATATTGTAAAAGGTTTTGACGATTATGATGAAGTTTATTGGAATGTTACAGGCAATGATTGGAATTTTACGATTAAACATGCTTCTTTTTATATTTCTTTTCCTGAAGAAGCAGGCATAAAAGATAATCTCATTTCAATCTACACGGGGAAAAAAGGTTCGAAAGAGTCAAATGCAGTTAAAACGGGAAAGAACTTTTTTGAAACCACAAAGCCTTTACATAAAGGAGAAGGTTTCACAATAGCTGTTCCATTTGAAAAAGGAATTGTGCAATCGCACAAAAAAAATACTGAAATTTCTTTCTTTATTATTTCTGCGGGAATAATTTTATGTATTATTCTTATTGTTTATCTTATTCTGAGCTGGCTTGCAGTAGGAAAAGACCCCAACGACGTAATAGTAACAGAATTTTCCCCGCCAAAAAACATATCGCCGGCATTTATTCGCTGCCTTTGGAATAGGAAAACTGACAAAAAGATGTTCGCAACGGCCTTGGTAAGCCTTGCGATGAAAAATAAAATAGAAATATCCGAAGAAAAAAATTTTTTAAAAAAAACCGTGATGTTAAAACTTAAAGATAAAAATACCATAGGATTACCTGAAGAAGAAAAAGCTGTCATCCAAACATTATTTTATAAAAGCAGCGACTTCCACATAAGCAGTTTAAACTGGCACACACTTTCAATGTGTATGAGTTATATTGAAACTAATTTTAAAAATAGAATGCAAAAATATATAGCGTCAAACCGTAAATATATATTTCCCGCTGTAATAATACTGATTTTATTGCAATTGCTTTTTGTACTTTTGGGAGAAAATATGCCTATATTTATATTTATGAATGTGCATTATTCGATATTCATGCTTGTTTTTGTAAATCTTCCCAAAAATAAAATATTTAAAGCCATTGTTTTTATTGTAATTAATTCTGTTTATTCAGTTTTTTTCTTAAGTATAGGAAAAGACGCAGGCATAACCGCGCTGGCAGTTCAAGGCTGTTTTCTACTATCTTTTTGGGGATTGCTTATTTATGTGAATATAATAGACAATCTTACTCCGCAAGGACGCGAGCTGTTTAAACACATAAAAGGTTTTTATCGCTACATGACGATAGCTGAAGAACACAGAGTAGCATTGTCTGTTCCTGTTGATGATGAAAGAATTTTTGCCGATTATATGCCTTACGCTTTAGCTTTTGACATGGAAAACAAGTGGATGAAAAGATTTGAAAAAGTTTTATCTCAGGCAACAATTGACCGTTATATGCAAAATATAGGCGGGAGAAAAGCTTTAATGAACGGGCTGATTGTTTCATCAATAAATTCTGCGGCGCCGCGAAAAAACGGAAGCGGATCAGGTTCAGGAGGGTATTCCGGCGGTGGTGGAGGCGGCGGTGGAGGCGGCGGACGCTAAACGCGAATCTTTTAAAACGTTCTATTTATAGTTTCTTTTTTATTTTGGCTTCTAAATTTGTCTTGCGTTGAATAAAAATCAAGAATATAGTAAAATTACCTGCTTACTTTTGTTATGACAGGTATTTTATTATAAAAAACCAGCATACCAAAGGAGAGATGGCCGAGCGGTTTAAGGCGCAGTCCTGGAAAGACTGTTTATCTGAAAGGGTAACTAGGGTTCGAATCCCTATCTCTCCGTATCCTAGTTTTTCCCTGTTTTAAATATCCCCAGACTTGGCATAACCACGACGGGGATTTTTTATTTAGAGGGATGCGAGAGTGTCAAAAAAGTCACTAATTGGCTGGCTTTTGCCGAAAATAATCAAAGCATTCTCTGTTTTGATTTAAAGGTTAGAAATTAGATAGATGTATACATGTTTCCCTATGCGCTGCATAGAGAATTTGGAAAAAGCACATAGCATGTTGTCATGTTGTGCCAAATTAAATGTTAGTGTAAGGATTATGAATCTTTGCGCCATTGCAAGGCGGAGTTGGATTGTCAGCTTGCCATAAACCTTTCTTATCTGATTTTGCAATTTCTTGAAGTTGTTCCCATTTTACCCGTTCCGGAATTTTACAATACTGCGAATAAACCCAGGCATATCCGTCTTCAATCATTTTGCGATTAATATCAATATCGTCCAAATATACTCTGCCCGACCTGGACAGCTTTTTCATATATGATTTTAGCAATTTGTTATTATTTTGTTAATATGGAGCCTTGCAGCAAGTTCATATCTTCTTTTAAGTCTTCCTGAGTCAGATTAATATAAACATTGCTTGTCATTTTCACATTGGAATGCCGAAGTATCTTTGATACTTTCAAGAGGCTAGCGCCTTTCCGGAACAATGTAGTTGCTGAATAGTGCCTAAGCGTGTAGGGTGTGATTTTTGGCAGGTTATATTTTTTTCGAATCTTATAGCAGTATACTGTAAAATTTTGCCGCGAGAGTGCCTCGCCTGTGTCATCGGCACATATAATATCGCTTTTAGCTGTTTCTTTGAGTTTTAAGAGATACTCCTTGAGCTCTGGCACTAAAGGTATGCCATTATCAGCATTCTCGGTTTTGGTGCCATTGGGATAGATCATATCGTTTTCAAAATCAATCCATGAATATCGTAAATTTACGCCTTCTTTTGGACGCATAGATGTCAGCCCTAGTATTATTAAGGCCGTCTTATGTGGATGTTCAAAACGAGATATAAAATTATTTACAACATCCGCCGATGGAACAGTGCCCCTGTACTTATATTCGCCAGTTATCTTTTGAACATATACAGATTGGTTCTTTAAATGGTAGTTTTTGAAATTTGCAAAAGTTAATAGCGCCTTTAAAAATGATAGCTCTTTATCTATTGTTGTTGGAAGTAAAGGAGTCTTTTTGAAAGGGCAGACATCTTGCCGGCGGATATACTTGTATTCGTTTACAATATCGGCATTAAAATTCTCTACATATTTAATATGAGGAAATTTGCTTAAAAACATCTTTAATATATAGCTATCTCTTTTTAAACTGTCCGGAGCTTTTTCTAAAACTTTTATTGAATGATTTTTGTACTCTTCTAAAAAGCTCTCAAACGGATAATTCTTGCGCGGCGCTCCAAATTTTTCTGCTTCAAGTCTTTCAAGTAGTTTCTTAATATACGGCTTAACCGCTTGCTGATCGGTAGATATAGGCTCTCCTACTTGAATGCCGGCATTATTATAATAATAGACATAGTACATGCCTTTCTTACCGCGCTTCTTAACATGAAATAGAGATGAACGTTTCTTTGCCATACAGATACCTTTTTTATTTTATGGTATCGCATATTAGGTGCCCAACTCAATAACAAATTTTCCCACATGGATGGGAATTTTGAGCATTGACTTTTACAAAAACAAAAACCCGCCGAAGTGCGCTTGTATCAGAGGCGCGGCGGGTGTGCTATTTTGTTTTAAAGTTAAATCAGTTCAAAATGCGGCATATCAACAAAGCTTTTCCAGTCTCCACCCCATGCGACTTTATTCTTTATCTTTCCTGAAGCAAAAAACGCATCAGATATACCAAGAATATAGCGCGCAAGTTCTGCCTGTCCTTTTTCATCATTCCAATTTATAGGATATTTCCAGATATCCACAGCATGTGAAAAGCCATCGGCGCCTTTCAAATGCTTGGAATTCATAGTTTTTGACTTGCCTTCAGCAACAAAGTGCTTCTGGTCTTCTATTGTTCTTATTGTTGATGGCAGAATAGAAAAATCGATTGTTTTGATTGCTTCATTCATAACCATCTGCAGGTC encodes the following:
- a CDS encoding site-specific integrase, with product MAKKRSSLFHVKKRGKKGMYYVYYYNNAGIQVGEPISTDQQAVKPYIKKLLERLEAEKFGAPRKNYPFESFLEEYKNHSIKVLEKAPDSLKRDSYILKMFLSKFPHIKYVENFNADIVNEYKYIRRQDVCPFKKTPLLPTTIDKELSFLKALLTFANFKNYHLKNQSVYVQKITGEYKYRGTVPSADVVNNFISRFEHPHKTALIILGLTSMRPKEGVNLRYSWIDFENDMIYPNGTKTENADNGIPLVPELKEYLLKLKETAKSDIICADDTGEALSRQNFTVYCYKIRKKYNLPKITPYTLRHYSATTLFRKGASLLKVSKILRHSNVKMTSNVYINLTQEDLKEDMNLLQGSILTK
- a CDS encoding thermonuclease family protein, producing MKKLSRSGRVYLDDIDINRKMIEDGYAWVYSQYCKIPERVKWEQLQEIAKSDKKGLWQADNPTPPCNGAKIHNPYTNI
- the creD gene encoding cell envelope integrity protein CreD — protein: MSKKLNFSIIWKAMVIGILVLLMLIPLAFVKGTIKGRLEYKKQAESKITDSWGSRILIAAPILNVPFSRKITETDAKGKTTVSYTSEYAKFAPKDLNADVNLISQTRYIGIFEVPVFTAEITMKGKFSNIESIVSLKNDISKTITYSLKNAFVSLEINDLKGISVPEFIWNGEKYDFEPSVLGRPLSLDISAIYSYSPGISYTRYYERNETKMLKSLSSSVNFDNQNGDFEIKFTIKGSESITFAPLAKDNSFRIYSKWTNPNFSGSFLPEAKEITKEGFDATWKINYMASGISQSLESTNISSSLFTTSLLIPVDNYRSAERATKYGILFIILTFLACFVFEITSKKPIHPFQYLLVGLAMAIFYILLISISEFITFGLAYLIASSAITAMITFYSKFVISKSLTSKQSAIAAAAFATLYGYLYILLQLQDMALIFGSIGLFIGLAIVMYATRNIAWYDEQQHEEINLK
- a CDS encoding M15 family metallopeptidase, with the protein product MPKFSQASASLLVQCHPDLQMVMNEAIKTIDFSILPSTIRTIEDQKHFVAEGKSKTMNSKHLKGADGFSHAVDIWKYPINWNDEKGQAELARYILGISDAFFASGKIKNKVAWGGDWKSFVDMPHFELI
- a CDS encoding DUF2207 domain-containing protein — its product is MKKLFLLLFSSAFIFICISIIYAEEIIYDFASSISVQKDGSAIVQEVITVNVEHIQIRRGLYRDIPNFASEPVKFISLYMDNQPHPSFTERRGHSLIINFGDDSYISKGIHTYQLTYSIANIVKGFDDYDEVYWNVTGNDWNFTIKHASFYISFPEEAGIKDNLISIYTGKKGSKESNAVKTGKNFFETTKPLHKGEGFTIAVPFEKGIVQSHKKNTEISFFIISAGIILCIILIVYLILSWLAVGKDPNDVIVTEFSPPKNISPAFIRCLWNRKTDKKMFATALVSLAMKNKIEISEEKNFLKKTVMLKLKDKNTIGLPEEEKAVIQTLFYKSSDFHISSLNWHTLSMCMSYIETNFKNRMQKYIASNRKYIFPAVIILILLQLLFVLLGENMPIFIFMNVHYSIFMLVFVNLPKNKIFKAIVFIVINSVYSVFFLSIGKDAGITALAVQGCFLLSFWGLLIYVNIIDNLTPQGRELFKHIKGFYRYMTIAEEHRVALSVPVDDERIFADYMPYALAFDMENKWMKRFEKVLSQATIDRYMQNIGGRKALMNGLIVSSINSAAPRKNGSGSGSGGYSGGGGGGGGGGGR